One region of Candidatus Polarisedimenticolaceae bacterium genomic DNA includes:
- a CDS encoding dipeptidase: MNAAANYVRENRDRHLEELKQILVIPSVSTDKSRAGEVKRAAGWVKAHLAKAGCTRVDVFETPLHPIVYGEWLGAPGKPTILFYGHYDVQPEDPVALWTTPAFTPTIRDGRLYARGASDDKGQFIIHVNALEAHLKTSGTCPVNVKFLLEGEEEIGSPNLEPFVAKNTALLKCDAVVVSDSAMFDKKTPSIVRGLRGLSYFQIDVRGTRRDLHSGTFGGTVINPAFALAHIIAQLKDTKGKVKVPGFYDNVRKLTAAERKDMKKLPHTDSKLKKSIGAKALFGEQGYTTLERVWARPTLEVNGIWGGFQGEGAKTVIPAEAHAKISTRLVPNQTPKEIAAKFIRYVKKIAPREVDVTVSHIHSGEAWLAETDHPALKAASRAVKAAYGKVPVFTREGGSIPVVAAFGRILKVPSVLMGIGLHDDNLHAPDEKIDLDNFYTGNEAAAHLMTELGSM, encoded by the coding sequence ATGAACGCCGCCGCGAACTACGTCCGCGAGAACCGCGATCGCCACCTCGAGGAGCTCAAGCAGATCCTCGTCATCCCGTCGGTCTCGACCGACAAGAGCCGCGCAGGCGAAGTGAAGCGCGCCGCGGGCTGGGTCAAGGCGCACCTCGCGAAGGCCGGCTGCACGCGGGTCGATGTCTTCGAGACGCCGCTCCATCCGATCGTCTACGGCGAGTGGCTCGGCGCTCCCGGCAAGCCCACCATCCTCTTCTACGGCCACTACGACGTGCAGCCGGAAGACCCGGTCGCGCTCTGGACGACGCCGGCGTTCACGCCGACGATCCGCGACGGCCGCCTCTACGCGCGCGGCGCGTCGGACGACAAGGGCCAGTTCATCATCCACGTCAACGCGCTCGAGGCCCACCTGAAGACCAGCGGGACCTGCCCCGTCAACGTGAAGTTCCTGCTCGAGGGCGAAGAGGAGATCGGCTCCCCCAACCTCGAGCCGTTCGTCGCGAAGAACACGGCGCTCCTGAAGTGCGACGCGGTCGTCGTCTCGGACTCGGCGATGTTCGACAAGAAGACGCCGTCGATCGTGCGGGGCCTGAGGGGCCTCTCGTACTTCCAGATCGACGTGCGCGGGACCCGCCGCGATCTCCACTCGGGAACGTTCGGCGGCACGGTGATCAATCCCGCGTTCGCGCTCGCGCACATCATCGCGCAGCTCAAGGACACGAAGGGGAAGGTCAAGGTCCCCGGCTTCTACGACAACGTCCGCAAGCTCACGGCGGCCGAGCGGAAGGACATGAAGAAGCTGCCGCACACCGACTCCAAGCTCAAGAAGTCGATCGGGGCGAAGGCGCTCTTCGGCGAGCAGGGGTACACGACGCTCGAGCGCGTCTGGGCGCGGCCCACGCTCGAGGTGAACGGCATCTGGGGCGGCTTCCAGGGCGAAGGCGCCAAGACCGTGATCCCGGCGGAAGCCCATGCCAAGATCTCGACGCGCCTCGTCCCGAACCAGACGCCGAAGGAGATCGCCGCGAAGTTCATCAGGTACGTCAAGAAGATTGCGCCGCGCGAGGTCGACGTGACGGTCTCGCACATCCACTCGGGCGAGGCCTGGCTTGCGGAGACCGATCACCCCGCGCTCAAGGCCGCGTCGCGCGCCGTCAAGGCGGCGTACGGCAAGGTGCCGGTCTTCACGCGCGAAGGGGGATCGATTCCGGTCGTCGCCGCCTTCGGACGCATCCTCAAGGTCCCGTCGGTCCTGATGGGGATCGGCCTCCACGACGACAACCTCCACGCCCCGGACGAGAAGATCGACCTCGACAACTTTTACACGGGGAACGAAGCCGCCGCGCACCTCATGACCGAGCTGGGAAGCATGTGA
- the modA gene encoding molybdate ABC transporter substrate-binding protein, whose translation MNLKLAAALVAAAISLKAPLEESAKQFVASAPGEEITFNFGSSGQLAAQIEQGAPADLFIAASPVEVERLRAAGKIDPATRGAIAGNRLVVITHEGGPKINSLADLAKPMYAKIAIGNPKTVPAGRYADESLTAAGIADKVKDRLVFAENVRQVVDLVTRNEADAGLVYATDVALGAGAVKLVFEVPDKLHGPLVYEGAVVKDAPGAARAKAFLDWLKSKAGRDVLTKSGFTAPPK comes from the coding sequence ATGAACCTCAAGCTCGCGGCCGCCCTCGTCGCGGCGGCGATCAGCCTGAAAGCCCCGCTCGAGGAATCGGCGAAGCAGTTCGTCGCGAGCGCGCCCGGCGAGGAGATCACCTTCAACTTCGGGAGCAGCGGCCAGCTCGCGGCGCAGATCGAGCAGGGCGCGCCTGCCGACCTCTTCATCGCCGCGTCGCCGGTCGAGGTCGAGCGCCTAAGGGCGGCGGGCAAGATCGATCCCGCGACGCGCGGCGCCATCGCCGGGAACCGCCTCGTCGTCATCACGCACGAGGGCGGCCCGAAGATCAACTCGCTCGCCGATCTCGCGAAACCGATGTACGCGAAGATCGCGATCGGGAATCCGAAGACCGTTCCCGCTGGCCGCTACGCCGACGAGTCGCTCACCGCCGCCGGGATCGCCGACAAGGTAAAGGACCGCCTCGTCTTCGCGGAGAACGTGCGCCAGGTCGTCGATCTCGTCACCAGGAACGAGGCCGACGCAGGTCTCGTCTACGCGACCGACGTGGCACTCGGGGCGGGCGCGGTCAAGCTCGTCTTCGAGGTCCCCGACAAGCTCCACGGCCCGCTCGTGTACGAGGGCGCGGTCGTAAAAGACGCGCCCGGCGCTGCGCGCGCCAAGGCGTTCCTCGACTGGCTGAAATCGAAGGCCGGCCGCGACGTCCTGACGAAGAGCGGGTTCACCGCCCCGCCGAAGTGA
- the modB gene encoding molybdate ABC transporter permease subunit, with product MIVQALEISLVVATAATAIAVVTGTFLGWALARRPFPGRELLDTLFSLPLVLPPTVTGYYLLVLLGRNGVLGAPIRLAFGFTIPFTLLACVIAATVMALPFVVRAARVAFEEIDPRQRLAAASLGAATARTFWRVEVPLARRGLAAGAALAFARALGEFGATLMLAGNIPGKTQTLPLALYEATLTGESVAALFMCAALTAVSIVVLLWVGRLGRGKP from the coding sequence GTGATCGTCCAGGCCCTCGAGATCTCCCTCGTCGTCGCGACCGCCGCGACGGCGATCGCGGTCGTCACGGGGACCTTCCTCGGCTGGGCTCTCGCGCGGAGGCCCTTCCCGGGGCGCGAGCTGCTGGACACGCTCTTCAGCCTTCCGCTCGTCCTCCCGCCGACGGTCACCGGTTATTACCTGCTCGTGCTCCTCGGAAGGAACGGCGTGCTGGGCGCCCCGATCCGTCTCGCCTTCGGTTTCACGATCCCGTTCACGCTCCTCGCCTGCGTCATCGCGGCGACGGTGATGGCGCTCCCGTTCGTCGTGCGCGCGGCGCGCGTCGCCTTCGAGGAGATCGATCCCCGCCAACGGCTCGCCGCCGCCAGCCTCGGCGCCGCGACCGCGAGAACCTTCTGGCGCGTCGAAGTCCCGCTCGCGCGCCGCGGCCTCGCCGCCGGGGCCGCCTTGGCCTTCGCCCGCGCGCTCGGCGAGTTCGGCGCGACCCTCATGCTCGCCGGCAACATCCCGGGAAAGACGCAGACGCTGCCGCTCGCCCTGTACGAGGCGACGCTGACCGGCGAGAGCGTCGCCGCCCTCTTCATGTGCGCGGCGCTCACCGCCGTCTCGATCGTCGTCCTCCTCTGGGTCGGCCGGCTGGGACGAGGCAAGCCGTGA
- a CDS encoding ATP-binding cassette domain-containing protein, translated as MSALNATVRVRRETFVLDAAIAAEGITTVIGVSGAGKSTLLLALLGALTPEEGRVELTGRALFDAKTQVNVPVRDRRVGIVFQDALLFPHMDARGNVAFGAPENERPDAWLERVGALNLAARKPIDLSGGERQRVALARALASRPKLLLLDEPFSALDPAGRAAIGALLVDLQREAGVPFLHVTHDPAEALRVGETTIALDAGKVVASGPTADVLSGALGRVEALGSENWLRGIVLADGPEETRVDLGGTTVVTRPLGRPAGSIVVLGLPAEDVLLARGQIHGTSARNVLAGKVGTLTDADGGVDVTVLTPAPIRARLTRASIVELALSRGAPVHLIVKANAFRLAG; from the coding sequence GTGAGCGCGCTCAACGCGACCGTTCGCGTGCGCCGCGAGACGTTCGTCCTCGACGCCGCGATCGCGGCCGAAGGGATCACGACCGTGATCGGCGTCTCCGGCGCGGGCAAGTCGACGCTCCTCCTCGCCCTCCTCGGCGCGCTCACGCCCGAGGAAGGACGCGTGGAGCTGACCGGGCGCGCGCTCTTCGACGCGAAGACCCAAGTGAACGTTCCCGTCCGCGACCGCCGCGTCGGCATCGTGTTCCAGGACGCGCTCCTCTTCCCCCACATGGACGCGCGCGGGAACGTCGCCTTCGGCGCGCCCGAGAACGAGCGCCCCGATGCCTGGCTCGAGCGTGTCGGCGCCTTGAACCTCGCCGCGCGCAAGCCGATCGACCTCTCCGGAGGCGAGCGCCAGCGCGTCGCCCTCGCCCGCGCGCTCGCCTCGCGCCCGAAGCTCCTCCTGCTCGACGAGCCGTTCTCCGCGCTCGATCCCGCCGGGCGAGCCGCGATCGGCGCGCTGCTCGTCGACCTGCAACGAGAAGCCGGCGTGCCGTTCCTCCATGTCACGCACGATCCCGCCGAGGCCCTGCGCGTCGGCGAGACGACGATCGCGCTCGACGCCGGCAAGGTCGTCGCGAGCGGCCCGACCGCCGACGTGCTCTCGGGCGCGCTCGGCCGCGTCGAGGCGCTCGGCTCCGAGAACTGGCTCCGCGGCATCGTCCTCGCCGACGGCCCCGAGGAGACGCGCGTCGATCTCGGCGGCACGACCGTCGTGACGCGCCCGCTCGGCCGCCCCGCCGGCTCGATCGTCGTCCTCGGCCTCCCCGCGGAGGACGTCCTCCTCGCCCGCGGCCAGATCCACGGCACCAGTGCGCGCAACGTCCTCGCCGGCAAGGTCGGCACGCTCACCGACGCCGACGGCGGCGTCGACGTCACCGTGCTCACGCCCGCTCCGATCCGCGCGCGCCTCACCCGCGCGTCGATCGTCGAGCTCGCCTTGTCACGGGGCGCGCCCGTTCACCTCATCGTCAAGGCGAACGCGTTCCGTTTGGCAGGTTAG
- a CDS encoding TonB family protein, translating to MRFAIIVAAVVGLSASAADDNRVAQAQDLIRHGDFKGALTLLDPLIASEPKNIQARLTAAAACVALKNVYCGEQNLEAIEKLAKETTGYDSLRGRLYLIESDMALQQSDLKRSKSLADKAAASISKALAESPGQPKLLALHAMALRAARRNDEALRACEAWRGAEPKNPEAYAMTAAVLANADRWNETTALLGTVPSDDASLRLAIDTAVLFSGLGRVPWSTIQPLFDSVRSRTSDPQIGRSLDAFRTVLAASGSPTPLQMLDYLDADPADTLGVGRALLDKAREGKLPVGDATPPERVSGDTPKYPDIARRARIEGVVVVVARIRSDGSVGSVHVLRSSNPLFSDPAIASVNSMRFKPATKAGAPVEVAWTIRVDFLLRAGT from the coding sequence ATGCGTTTCGCAATCATCGTGGCCGCCGTCGTCGGGTTGAGCGCTTCGGCTGCCGACGACAATCGAGTAGCTCAGGCCCAAGATCTCATCCGTCACGGCGACTTCAAGGGAGCATTGACTCTCCTCGATCCACTCATCGCGTCGGAACCCAAGAACATCCAAGCGCGTCTCACCGCGGCTGCAGCGTGCGTCGCGCTGAAGAACGTTTACTGCGGCGAGCAGAACCTCGAAGCGATCGAGAAGCTCGCGAAGGAGACGACCGGCTACGACTCCCTGCGCGGCCGTCTCTACCTCATCGAATCCGACATGGCACTGCAGCAGAGCGACCTCAAGAGAAGCAAGTCCTTGGCGGACAAGGCGGCCGCCTCGATCTCGAAGGCGCTCGCGGAGTCTCCCGGTCAACCGAAGCTCCTGGCGCTTCACGCGATGGCACTCCGCGCCGCCAGACGGAACGATGAGGCACTCCGGGCCTGCGAGGCCTGGCGCGGCGCGGAGCCGAAGAATCCCGAGGCGTACGCCATGACGGCGGCGGTGCTGGCGAATGCTGACCGCTGGAACGAGACGACGGCGCTATTGGGAACGGTGCCGAGCGACGACGCGTCGCTCCGGCTCGCCATCGACACCGCCGTTCTGTTCAGCGGTCTCGGCCGGGTTCCCTGGAGCACGATCCAACCGCTGTTCGATTCGGTCCGTTCGCGCACCAGCGATCCGCAGATCGGACGCTCGCTCGATGCATTCCGGACGGTTCTTGCGGCTTCCGGGTCACCGACGCCGCTCCAGATGCTGGACTATCTCGACGCCGATCCCGCCGACACCCTGGGCGTCGGTCGCGCGCTCCTCGACAAGGCCCGTGAGGGCAAGCTACCGGTCGGCGATGCAACGCCTCCGGAAAGAGTATCCGGTGACACGCCGAAGTATCCCGATATCGCGCGACGCGCGCGCATCGAAGGCGTCGTGGTCGTGGTGGCACGTATCCGGTCGGACGGCAGCGTCGGCTCGGTGCACGTCCTGCGATCCTCGAATCCGTTGTTCAGCGACCCGGCGATCGCGAGCGTCAACTCGATGCGTTTCAAGCCCGCGACCAAGGCCGGTGCTCCGGTCGAAGTCGCTTGGACGATTCGGGTCGACTTCCTCCTTCGCGCCGGCACATGA
- a CDS encoding TonB family protein, with protein sequence MIWAIAVLITWLGAAGPPIDPVSQAQLLVQSGDYPGALKLLAPLLATDPKNVQGQLTAAAACIAMKNDYCGEEHLKAAKKSASESSEYQQLTCRLNLIRAEDALTQGDQEKSLAYGQKAADAISSALSKTPGQPKLLALRAISLRASGRSHEALKAYETWRVTEPRNPDVYGATTALLVDLKRWNDTAALLASAPTDDESVRLAIDIAVLRNGLGRVPWTSTQPLFDSVRARNADPQVERMLEIYQTVLVSTERPKSLKVLDYLDANPGDARGLGAAFLARYPEEWNARGDIGDDVALPTLVSERPPTYPKLARGARIEGSVILLARIREDGSVGSLHVLKSTSAMFNQSAADSVRSRRYRPATRAGRPIEVPLVIRVDFRLR encoded by the coding sequence ATGATCTGGGCCATAGCCGTTCTCATCACCTGGCTCGGCGCCGCAGGCCCCCCGATCGATCCCGTGAGCCAGGCTCAGCTCCTGGTGCAGAGCGGCGACTATCCTGGGGCGCTCAAGTTGCTCGCGCCACTGCTGGCGACGGATCCGAAGAACGTGCAAGGGCAGCTCACCGCCGCGGCGGCCTGCATCGCCATGAAGAACGATTATTGCGGCGAAGAGCACCTGAAGGCGGCCAAGAAATCCGCTTCGGAGAGCTCGGAGTACCAGCAGCTCACTTGCCGCCTGAACCTCATCCGGGCAGAGGACGCTCTCACGCAGGGAGATCAAGAAAAAAGTTTGGCTTACGGCCAGAAGGCGGCCGATGCAATCTCGAGCGCTCTTTCGAAGACGCCGGGGCAGCCGAAACTCCTCGCGCTGCGCGCGATCTCGTTGCGGGCGTCCGGCCGGTCCCACGAAGCGTTGAAGGCTTACGAGACATGGCGGGTAACCGAGCCGAGAAACCCCGATGTCTACGGTGCCACGACGGCCTTGCTCGTCGATCTGAAGCGTTGGAACGACACAGCGGCGCTCTTGGCGTCGGCGCCGACAGACGACGAATCGGTTCGGCTCGCGATCGACATCGCTGTTCTGCGTAACGGTCTCGGCCGAGTGCCCTGGACCTCGACACAACCGCTGTTCGATTCGGTCCGCGCGAGGAACGCGGATCCGCAGGTCGAGCGGATGCTCGAGATTTATCAGACCGTCCTGGTTTCGACCGAGCGGCCGAAGTCGCTCAAAGTGCTCGACTACCTCGATGCGAATCCCGGCGATGCCCGCGGACTGGGCGCTGCATTTCTCGCTCGGTACCCCGAGGAATGGAATGCGCGCGGCGACATCGGCGATGACGTCGCTCTTCCCACTCTTGTATCGGAGCGGCCGCCGACCTATCCCAAGCTTGCCCGAGGTGCGCGCATCGAAGGAAGTGTCATCCTCCTTGCGCGCATTCGTGAGGATGGAAGCGTCGGCTCGCTGCATGTTCTCAAGTCGACGAGTGCGATGTTTAACCAGTCAGCCGCCGACTCCGTCCGCTCGCGACGTTACAGGCCTGCCACAAGGGCGGGCCGGCCGATCGAAGTCCCTCTCGTGATCCGCGTCGACTTCCGGCTTCGCTAA
- a CDS encoding M1 family aminopeptidase — MKRFVCLSIVVLALSLARAASDPSADPQGWLRDLDAAKPKAEGWKVDKMRVELGPAHLDIESGWLVPVAGPAPQQEFLFMGQARFVLATDDPVEGYQLDLFTGHEALDEPVTSAVFAMGNDAVVEAISSRPGAAALDATVTRDAAALFKDWRASREYRRGGVRFNALADAAGDRPAQRFCATWCASPRLGHFYFDVSPFAKEPITLKQFVPIRAGDQDKDSWQSWLKREQAQGRELTTELEDYGSWDTWYSSGLATKSGTAYGHQSFEPDHYDLQLAVDDAVESVTGNVTIALSARADGASSFRLSLYPDLVVDAVTVGDAPVPWVRSKYDVVAMLASQALVGDKLVAHVKYHGVLFARTPDGLMSKRTTQDWYPHAGTIDRATYKVELEGPESYGILGAGKLLDTSTTAGRRRQVRELDKPTDFFGFEIGKFKIIDRTIGHVALQIGFLSDQRTAGEADREKTIATIADALTAYEQKFGPYPLDTLSVATTRYDFAQGFLGFVTLADDIVQGIALEGSDALDQRRIVAHELAHQWWGNLVGWARDGDVWLSESLANYSASIFRNAEAAKTGQKVQAAYLDLEINAATLATATAADRPLEAMGPLAIGSRLQSSLSRDAYHAVIYEKGAMVLTLLAEQLGEEPFLGMLKEVAQRAQFRCLDTETVLGAIGKMSGRDVEPFMRQFIRGVGYPEIHYDYAIAPVDGGFAVRGAVHQVARGVRRDRLVKVGDRGFDIQPTFRVLQSDEKAQASIAAMLPIEESSSDAPRSANLGDWKILAPGRSNQMRGFRTTVAVSGPETPIALKVAQQPSALHLDPRGMVPTTVIDATQEPKRSLAAQAAARQSTGQTDQAKALYERALTMKLTAPPANAVEQKKSETGWWNDRLDGRIHLRLAEIALDAGRVDDATGAIGDRTVGVAVDADDYGDETRARFVRDMLRARLALRAGDASGAYKVLSKNLYLYFEQKETDTVFDAARKNRRAEGDIGTGGDYLLYAAAAHATGHEDVCREATAEAKRHGADASLLAELHAAGR; from the coding sequence ATGAAACGCTTCGTGTGCCTTTCGATTGTCGTGCTCGCGCTGTCCTTGGCTCGAGCAGCGTCCGATCCGTCGGCCGACCCGCAGGGCTGGCTTCGCGATCTCGATGCGGCGAAGCCGAAGGCCGAAGGGTGGAAAGTCGACAAGATGCGGGTCGAGCTGGGCCCGGCGCATCTCGACATCGAGAGCGGCTGGCTCGTTCCGGTCGCCGGCCCCGCTCCTCAGCAGGAATTCCTCTTCATGGGTCAGGCGCGCTTCGTCCTGGCGACGGACGACCCGGTCGAGGGGTATCAGCTCGACCTCTTCACCGGGCACGAGGCGCTCGACGAGCCGGTGACGAGCGCGGTCTTCGCCATGGGAAACGATGCGGTGGTCGAAGCGATCTCCTCCCGCCCCGGAGCGGCGGCTCTCGACGCCACCGTGACACGCGACGCCGCGGCGCTGTTCAAGGACTGGCGGGCCTCGCGGGAATACCGCCGCGGAGGGGTGCGATTCAACGCGCTTGCGGACGCGGCCGGCGATCGTCCGGCACAGCGATTCTGCGCGACGTGGTGCGCATCGCCCCGGCTCGGCCATTTCTACTTCGACGTGTCACCGTTCGCGAAGGAGCCGATCACGCTCAAGCAGTTCGTGCCGATACGGGCGGGCGACCAGGACAAGGACTCCTGGCAATCGTGGCTGAAGCGCGAGCAAGCGCAAGGCCGCGAGCTGACGACCGAGCTGGAAGACTATGGAAGCTGGGACACCTGGTATTCGTCCGGACTCGCGACGAAGTCGGGCACGGCGTACGGCCACCAGTCGTTCGAGCCCGATCATTACGATCTCCAGCTCGCCGTCGACGATGCCGTGGAGAGCGTCACCGGCAACGTCACGATCGCGCTTTCGGCCCGCGCCGACGGAGCGAGCAGCTTCCGGCTCTCGCTGTATCCGGACCTCGTCGTGGATGCCGTGACGGTCGGAGACGCTCCTGTTCCCTGGGTTCGAAGCAAGTATGACGTCGTGGCGATGCTCGCGAGTCAGGCCCTGGTCGGGGACAAGCTCGTCGCGCACGTCAAGTACCACGGAGTTCTGTTCGCGCGGACGCCCGACGGGCTCATGAGCAAGCGGACCACGCAGGATTGGTATCCGCACGCGGGGACGATCGACCGCGCGACGTACAAGGTCGAGCTCGAGGGCCCCGAGTCCTACGGAATCCTCGGCGCCGGGAAGCTGCTCGACACCTCCACCACCGCCGGCCGGCGCCGGCAGGTTCGCGAGCTCGACAAGCCGACCGATTTCTTCGGGTTCGAGATCGGGAAGTTCAAAATCATCGACCGAACGATCGGTCACGTCGCGCTCCAGATCGGCTTCCTGAGCGATCAGCGCACCGCCGGGGAGGCCGATCGCGAGAAGACGATCGCGACGATCGCCGACGCGCTGACCGCCTACGAGCAGAAATTCGGGCCGTACCCGCTCGATACGCTGAGCGTCGCGACGACGCGCTACGACTTCGCTCAAGGGTTCCTCGGTTTCGTCACGCTCGCGGACGACATCGTCCAGGGCATCGCGCTCGAGGGGAGCGACGCGCTCGATCAGCGCCGCATCGTCGCGCACGAGCTCGCCCACCAGTGGTGGGGCAACCTCGTCGGCTGGGCGCGCGACGGCGACGTGTGGCTGAGCGAGTCGCTCGCGAACTACTCCGCGTCGATCTTCCGGAATGCCGAGGCGGCGAAGACGGGACAGAAGGTTCAGGCCGCGTACCTCGATCTCGAAATCAATGCCGCCACGCTCGCCACAGCGACCGCCGCGGACCGGCCGCTCGAAGCGATGGGCCCTCTGGCCATCGGGTCGCGACTTCAGTCCAGTCTCAGCCGCGATGCCTATCACGCCGTCATCTACGAGAAGGGCGCGATGGTCCTGACGCTCCTCGCGGAGCAGCTCGGAGAGGAACCGTTTCTCGGCATGCTCAAGGAGGTCGCGCAGCGCGCCCAGTTCCGCTGCCTCGACACGGAGACCGTGCTGGGTGCGATCGGAAAGATGTCCGGACGCGACGTCGAGCCGTTCATGCGCCAGTTCATTCGCGGCGTCGGCTACCCCGAGATCCACTACGACTACGCCATCGCCCCGGTCGACGGCGGATTCGCCGTACGCGGTGCCGTGCATCAGGTCGCGCGCGGCGTTCGCCGCGACCGTCTCGTCAAGGTCGGCGACCGCGGCTTCGACATTCAGCCCACGTTCCGCGTCCTGCAATCCGACGAGAAGGCGCAGGCGTCGATCGCCGCCATGCTTCCGATCGAGGAATCGTCATCGGACGCTCCGCGCTCCGCCAACCTCGGCGACTGGAAGATTCTCGCGCCGGGTCGCTCGAACCAGATGCGGGGGTTCCGGACCACCGTGGCCGTGTCCGGCCCGGAAACGCCGATCGCCTTGAAGGTGGCTCAGCAGCCGTCGGCGCTGCACCTCGACCCGCGCGGCATGGTGCCCACGACGGTGATCGACGCCACGCAGGAGCCGAAGCGATCGCTCGCGGCGCAGGCCGCGGCGCGTCAATCGACCGGACAGACGGATCAGGCCAAGGCGCTCTACGAGCGCGCGCTGACGATGAAGCTCACCGCGCCTCCCGCCAACGCCGTTGAGCAGAAGAAGAGCGAGACCGGCTGGTGGAACGATCGTCTCGACGGCCGCATCCATTTGCGGCTGGCAGAGATCGCGCTCGACGCCGGCCGCGTCGACGATGCGACCGGCGCGATCGGCGATCGGACGGTCGGGGTCGCCGTCGACGCGGACGACTACGGCGACGAGACGCGGGCGCGATTCGTCCGTGACATGCTCCGGGCGCGTCTCGCGCTGCGCGCGGGCGACGCTTCCGGCGCCTACAAGGTGCTCAGCAAGAACCTCTACCTTTACTTCGAGCAGAAGGAGACCGACACCGTCTTCGACGCCGCGCGCAAGAACCGTCGCGCCGAAGGCGACATCGGGACGGGCGGCGACTACCTCCTCTACGCGGCCGCCGCCCATGCGACCGGTCATGAAGACGTCTGCCGCGAGGCGACCGCCGAAGCGAAGCGTCACGGGGCCGATGCGTCGCTCCTCGCGGAGCTGCACGCGGCGGGGCGTTAG
- a CDS encoding NAD(P)/FAD-dependent oxidoreductase: MTDECHDLAIVGASAAGLMAAIQAGREAGRRGRPLRVVALDGAARLGAKILVAGGGRCNVTHDVVDERSFSGSSAAAVRNVLRRFDVAATIRFFEELGVPLKREETGKLFPVDDRARSVLEALLRACRDVNVRLLHPWRAASIERSQAGFTIAGPGGSIEAGRVVLATGGLALPKSGSDGAGLAMARRLGHTTAPVFPALVPLVLADGAFVRSLAGIAVPARLTLRSSSGKAFTKIDGPVLCTHFGLSGPAVLDMSRHWNAARREDPSVMLTLDWIPGWSWDDDGTAGVCLRKHLPERLADALCREAGVEPGAPLARLSRERRRALHETTGAWRVPVTGDRGFTHAEVTAGGIPLREAHLTTLESRVCPGLHLAGEILDVDGRIGGYNFQWAWATGTIAGSSAAAALLQDTASRSGGSTPAASR; encoded by the coding sequence GTGACGGACGAATGCCATGACCTCGCGATCGTGGGTGCCTCCGCCGCCGGGCTCATGGCCGCGATCCAGGCGGGCCGCGAGGCCGGGCGGCGGGGACGCCCGCTTCGCGTCGTCGCACTGGACGGCGCCGCGAGGCTCGGCGCCAAGATCCTCGTCGCTGGAGGTGGCCGCTGCAACGTCACGCACGACGTCGTCGACGAGCGCTCGTTCTCGGGCTCATCGGCCGCCGCCGTCCGCAACGTGCTGCGGCGCTTCGACGTCGCGGCGACGATCCGCTTCTTCGAGGAGCTGGGCGTTCCGCTCAAGCGCGAGGAGACGGGTAAGCTCTTCCCGGTCGATGACCGCGCCCGCAGCGTGCTCGAGGCGCTCCTCCGCGCGTGCCGCGACGTGAACGTCCGCCTCCTCCACCCGTGGCGTGCCGCGTCCATCGAGCGGTCGCAGGCCGGCTTCACGATCGCGGGACCCGGAGGCTCGATCGAGGCGGGGCGCGTCGTGCTCGCGACAGGCGGGCTCGCGCTCCCGAAGTCGGGGTCCGACGGAGCGGGGCTCGCGATGGCGCGCCGCCTCGGTCACACGACGGCGCCGGTGTTCCCCGCGCTCGTTCCGCTCGTCCTCGCCGATGGCGCCTTCGTCCGCTCGCTCGCGGGAATCGCGGTCCCGGCGCGCCTCACGCTGCGCTCGAGCTCCGGCAAGGCGTTCACGAAGATCGATGGTCCGGTGCTCTGCACGCACTTCGGCCTCTCCGGCCCCGCGGTGCTCGACATGAGCCGTCACTGGAACGCGGCGCGGCGCGAGGACCCGTCGGTCATGCTCACCCTCGACTGGATTCCCGGGTGGAGCTGGGACGACGACGGCACCGCGGGCGTTTGCCTGCGCAAGCACCTCCCCGAACGCTTGGCCGACGCGCTCTGCCGCGAGGCCGGCGTCGAGCCGGGCGCCCCGCTCGCACGGCTCTCCCGCGAGAGGCGCCGCGCGCTCCACGAGACGACCGGCGCGTGGCGCGTTCCGGTCACGGGCGATCGCGGTTTCACGCACGCCGAGGTGACGGCGGGCGGGATCCCGCTCCGCGAGGCGCATCTCACGACGCTCGAGTCGCGCGTCTGTCCCGGCCTTCACCTCGCGGGCGAGATCCTGGACGTCGACGGCAGGATCGGCGGCTACAACTTCCAGTGGGCGTGGGCGACGGGAACGATCGCGGGCTCTTCCGCGGCCGCGGCTCTGCTTCAGGACACCGCGTCGCGCTCCGGCGGCAGCACGCCGGCCGCCTCCAGGTAA